GATCTTGTTACTGAGTATCTCAAGAACAAGTTGAATTTCAAGGTAAAGTAAAGATGCTTTGatcattttttcatgaatatctTTACAGGTAGACTTAAACACCCTCAGTTTTATTCACAAGTACAAATTAATCGGGGACATTAACGTAATAATAAGTATCTGTTTTACTTATGACTTCAACAACAGCACCTCACCTTTTCATCGTGGTGGTTTTCCCATGCCATCATCTATTGCCACGTTCTCTTTATTTGTACAAATGGACTTAATCTCTTCCATTTTCCTTCAATTAAAAAGACTATGCACAGGCAGTGTGTGTGCTTAGGTAGCCAATATTATTAAGGAGAGTATGTCTTTTggtgtatttttatgtattctTCCTATATATGAATAActatttttgttatttgatttttcttttcaattcaATTTTCTAAAACACATAatctaaaactcaaaaaaaaaatttagtagttTAGAACTTACATCAGCATATATAGTTGTACACAAATTTATTGTCCATAAATTGCCcttcatattaaattttaatgatGTATATATAAGCATGCTTGGTGTGCCAACTATCGTCAGTTAAAGGAAAACTTGAATCTACAGTGTAGTTTGGACCTATATTTCAGGGTTTCGTCATATCAGATTGGGAAGGACTCGACAGAATTACATATCCACCCCATTCAAACTATTCTTATTCTGTTCAGGCTGGAGTTCTTGCAGGAATTGATATGGTGAGAGTGTTGTTCGAAATTCGTCATTATTACACAAGAATCTACAACTTGAAAGCTGTATTCTTTGTCTGATATAGTTCAACATTTCCAGATTATGGTGCCCAACAATTATTCAGAATTCATTTCCATTCTAACTTCACATGTTAAAAACAAGATCATCCCTATGAGCAGAATTGATGATGCTGTACGGAGGATACTGAGAGTGAAGTTTGTTATGGGTCTTTTCGAAAAGCCTTTAGCTGATTTCAGCTTAGTGAACCAACTCGGTAGCCAGGTTAACTTTCTTTCTAATTTTCATTGCCAAAAACCACCCCTCTCTTCATCGTGTCGTAAAAGTTCATCTATATAAAATGACATCCCTTTTGACAGGAACATCGATTATTAGCAAGAGAAGCAGTTAGAAAATCGGTGGTTCTTTTGAAGAACGGTAAAAGCCCTAATCAGCCATTGCTTCCTCTTCCAAAGAAAGTGCCAAAAATATTAGTGGCAGGAAGCCACGCAGATAACTTGGGGTACCAATGTGGAGGCTGGACGATAGAATGGCAGGGGGTTAAAGGCAATAACTTTACAGTTGGTATGTTTTATAGTGAATATAACTTTAACCAAGAAGAAATTTCCTGACCTAAAACAATTACTGAACATGTTTTATGTGAACCTTGCAGGTACTACAATCTTGGCCGCTGTGAAGAAAACTGTTGACCCCTCTACACAAGTCCTTTACAATGGGAATTCTGACATGAACTTTGTGAAAAGTAACAAATTCGACTATGCTATAGTTGTTGTAGGGGAGGTCCCCCACGCAGAGATGTTCGGCGACAGTACAAATTTGAGTATAGTTGAGCCTGGTCCTACCACAATTAACAACGTCTGTGGAGTGGTAAAatgcgtagttgtgattgtttCCGGGCGCCCGGTTGTGATGGAGCCATATGTTGGAGGGATAGATGCACTTGTGGCTGCTTGGCTACCGGGAACCGAGGGGCAGGGTGTGGCTGATGTTCTGTTTGGGGACTATGGTTTTACTGGGAAGCTGGCTCGCACTTGGTTCAAATCTGTGGATCAGCTACCAATGAATGTCGGTGATCCGAAGTATGATCCCCTATTTCCATTTGGATTTGGCCTCACTACTCAGCCTAGAAAATAGTTGTCATGAAAAGGGAAGATTTTGTCTAgtttaataaaatatctatcAGCACATGCCGTGCTGCTTGAAATATTGTCGAACGATTTTTGTGCATCACAGAAGCTTCATCGAATTTCCTTCAATCTCCCATTAATCATTCAATACAACATAATGATTTAGATCTCAACTTTGTATCCTTAAAACATAGCAATTCACAATCATTCAGGAAGTTCTAAGGGCTTGAAATACTTTCCATCTATAAGATAAGTACCTACGCTGAGACGAACCGCCCACACATCCTTAGGTTTCCTCGACACAATCCTGCAGCCATTTCAGCCCACCACCCACATATATCAAACCAAAATCTATGTAGAAATTAACTCAGATAGAGCATTAAAACACGAATATTAAATTTGAGCTCACCTTCCGACGTCGCCGGGCTTAATTAAGCCAGAATTAGCGCGTAAACAAGGGACAGAAGCTGCAGTTTTAAGCAATTGTGGAGCCTCGATCACAATTATTGGAGACCCAATTTCTAGTTTCCATGATTTGGATCCATTCGATTCACAATTTGTGACGAATTGTCTCTTAAGGCTGTGGGATTTCAAACTGTTGATGTTTGGGGAGCCACGCGTGGGCATGAAGGATAAATTGAGCGCCATGAATGGATTAATTGCTTGCGGTCTCAATAGTTTCGATGAAATCAAGGATATCTGAAAAACTGTTAATTTTCCTTTTCTGTTttataattcaattttatttctttttgatcAAATATTTCGTGATACGTTAATCTAATCtatattaacaaataaaaaaaaattttgatataaaaaataatattttccgtGAACCGGACAAAGTTAGATATATATCTAACAaaatcgatatatatatatatatatatatatatatatgtatatNTTACATTTCACAGTACATGATCAAATTATATCTCCAATGTTGGCCAAACATTTCGTCTTGAAAAATCTCAGGTTTTTCACTTCTTTTCAAGATGAAATTTTTGGTCATATGATATCATAGATTTATATTTATGAGATATGTCAAATCGATCTTTATAAATACTCTTTAATATTGGATTAAATgataaattgtttaaaaaatatacaaaaacatACTTTCAAATAAAGTTGATAATATTTACCTTCTATTTTGTGTTATATCATTCACTCGATATATAAAATGTATTCACAAagtgaaatataaataattataaaaaaataaagtggcAAATAACAACACTCTTAAATCAATATTAAAGATTAAATgttgattattaatatttaattagagatttatttcatattgtttttattttctttttactaatattaatagttttttttatttaaattggaGATTGTCTTGATCTTTTGTTCGGTTTTGTCTGAATTTGTTGATCCATCCATTTGTTCGGGGATTAAGAAGTTCAAATCCGGAATTTGAGAATGCATGGTTTACAGGATGATGATGAGGTTGGCTCAGAGCAGATGATCTCGCTCGGATTCAGCATCAGCTGCTTATCACTTGTCTATCATTATTCTTTAAATGACACAGAAAGCAGCATATCAGATTTTACAGGTTTCTTGTTAATCTTGGTTGGATTCTGTGATATCTATTTGGGAGACTGCGAAAGTGATTTTAGATGGAATTGTTTGTGGTCGAGGCCTGGAAGGTGATGGAATCCAACTGAGaatgatttttactttttcatgtGTGTTTATGTCTAGGAATTGAACTTATACATGTGACGGTGTTCTCACTTTtctatgagtaggtctcttgtgagacggtctcacgaatctttatctatgagatgaGTCAATCCTactaatattcacaataaaaagtttcatggatgacccaaataatagatctgtctcacaaaatacgattcatgagaccgtctcacacaattttttacatttttctaTGTTAATGGTTAGTAAATATCAAAAGTTTGTTTTTACTTTGTTGGTTATATTTCTATAGGAGCCCACGTCCGTCATTTTAACAAAAACTTTACTTATTGATCAATTAATgatgatacaactcaaatatttttaagtaataTCGCAGATCAAAAGCTAAGTTTCGATACTCATTTTATATGAACAATTATTGCTCTGTAACAACATTGCATAAACTTGCCATTCTTGTGAACTAGTGTCGTATCTAATGTTTGTAGTTCAATacagattttttaaattataaaacaacTTGGTATTATGTTTGAATcgaatgaaaattattattacatatgAATCTATCGCTATTTATCTTTTAATTTGTAAGAATGAATTTTAATATAGAATCCGATCAATAAATATCAACTGATATgaccaaaatttaaataaattaataaaaagaatCTCCATATATCTTAACCATGGTACGTGTTAGCTTTCCAACTTGGGTTAGTGGAGACGTTGGTTTAATTAAATcgcagaaagaaaaaaaaaagtaaaaaaagggAATAATTCTCCAGAAACCAACAAATGAAAAGTCCGCCGGACTACTTCTCATTCTCGCTTTTGTTTACCCAAATTCTCTCATCAAGATTTAATCTTTTCTCCGGCCCACTTCTCCTATCCTCTGATGGTCTATGTATATGAATCAGTTATTCGATTACTTCGAGCTTTGATCTGGGCTTAAATCTCCGAGTTATTATTACACTGCGAAAAGAGGAGTCTTTTCTTTGAGGtaattcatattcatgttcttGGCCACCTGTAATTGACGGGTCGTAGAAGATActgtgtatttttaaaattttgttgtaAATATTCTTGTGGAGATTGTATATGAAACTCAAGtctttttttggtattttttattgttaattttttgtgggttttatttaattatggttCTGATTTGGGATGCTGGGAAACGTTGAAAAtgaatgatttatgaaattacgTTAATTTTTGGGTTGTTTTTGGTAATTCCAAAGGCTCGGTTACTTGCTGATATTGCAGTTCTTTAATTTAATGTTTGACTTTTTAATTCTTCGTGTCTTTCGTTTATTCTGTGTTACCAGCTGCTTGGACTCTCTGGATATGTGACGAAGTttgattaataaacttttttattattttctagcGTTTCGTGGATAGTGATTGTTTTTAGCTGATACAGTGGCGTTTTTCCTTTTTGCTGGTTTACTTCGATTAAAAACCCTCTTAATCAAACTTTTCTGAGGCTTAAATTTtactaatataaaaaatatattgaatcgTCCGCTCCACTAATCTGGAGTCTTAttgtagattttaaattttaagtgcTTTGTTTGATCACCCATTTCTGATTTGATTCTTGATTTCTGTTAAGGACGGTGCAAAGATAATGGATATCAGTTCTCAAAGAAATATGCAACTACGTTATTCAATTTGATTGAACACAGAGCTTTTTTACTGAATCATATATCCCTTTTATGAATGTTATTTATCCAACTCAATGGTCTCATTTGAGAATTCAATGTTGTATATTCTCCTAAACATTGAGGTGCATATCGTGGCTTGCTTTTTCCGATATTCATGCTCGGACACAGTTCTTGTTTATTCTAGACGCTTGATTGTTGCAAAATCATTTTTTGTCTTGTATATATGGTTTTTCTTTTGTAATGAAGATTCCACTTTCTGTTATAGATGGAAGAGGAAAAGATGTCTGAGAACCATTTGACATCAGCTGCAGCTTTTGTGGAAGGCGGAATCCAAGAAGCATGTGATGATGCTTGCAGCATATGCCTTGAAGATTTTTCTGATGGCGATCCTTCAACAGTATGGTTGAAGCTTATAAATCCCACGAATGTGGATCAAGATTGGCCTGCTGTGGattaatttacttttttatttttcaggtGACCAGTTGCAAGCATGAGTTTCATCTTCAGTGCATTCTTGAATGGTACAAAACTTACACATTTCCGCCAATAAAAGTTTACCGGGCAATCAGTGTCTTAAGttgttcttatgattatggtTTTTGCTATTTCCATGACCTTCTTTGCTCTTCTAAGTTGAGTTGTAATCTCTGTTTGTTTAAAGTTTGTATCCACAAAGGTTCAACGAGTTTGTGCGTTCTTATCCTGAACTGGAGAGGGGAAAGGTAGGGTGGGCTGAATGTTTGTTTGGTCTACCATCATTTGGATCATTCGACTGTATCTCTTATCCAAACAGAATTTATAATCAAAGGGAGTAGATGTAGGAACTGTATTCTGTAAGGAGGCTGGCAATGGCACAATAGTAAAGTTCTACAGAGATTTCACCATTCATCATCTAGGTGCTCAGTGTTAATCAGTTCATATGATAATCTTTAGGTGCCAGAGAAGCTCCCAGTGCCCGATGTGTTGGCAACCCATCAGCTTGAAGGATCCCGGCAGGTGTACAAATTTTGCTCAACAGCTTCTCCTTTATGATTCGTTCTTCTTGGAAGTATTAATCTGCTATGAATctcattttatgtttatttggcAGCCAAGAATTGCTTGATGCTGTGGAGCATGAGAGGAATATGCGGATGAACCCACCAAGAACTACTACTATATTTCGTCATCCAACCCTTGGAGATTTTGAGTTGCAGCATGTAGGATACTCTTGTTTCTGTATTCTCGCATTCACTGTTTTAGTTAAGGGCAGGGGCGATCCTGTGTGAGCCTCGaaggaaaaatgaaattttgataattttttctgAAAAGGCGAGTTTTGTTTCCCAAATCAAATTAACCAATCTCGCCTCCCTCAAATAAAACCCTGGGCCCACCTTTGGTAATGGCTTAGTTTGAGTACATTCTACTCTTAGTCATGTTTACGTAATAATTCCTTGAACATCTGGTTCAGTTTCCAGTCAGCGCTAGTGAATCCGAGCTTGAAGAGCGAATTATTCAGCACTTAGCAGCCGCTGCTGCCATGGGAAGGGCTCGTCAGCTTGCTAGGAGAGAAGGTCAGAGGAGTAGGGCCTCTGCTCAAGGCCGTCCCCATTTTTTGGTATTTTCGAGCCCTGATGCATCTCCCACAAGTTCAGCCACTTCTTCAGTTGATCAAAGAGATGTCAATGATCCAGCTCCTACTTTCATGATCGCTGGCCCAAATTCTCCTTTCATGACTGTAGGAGAAGACTCTGCACCGGTCATTGCACGATCCTCATCTGCCCAAGCTGACCAGTTTTTGACTTCAGCGTCAAGTGCAGGTGCAGATCAGCAGGGAACATTCTTGACCAATAGGTATATGCTTTGTCGATCATTTTAAACTCTTTTACCGTTAAAGGGGTCAGAGTTTTAGTTGTTCATCAGAAGTTAATTGCTTGTTGCAGAAGGTCTCCTGCCCAGACTTCTCAAACTAGCAGTCAAGATAGAGCTGGATCATCAGATTTTCAGTCTTTTTCAGAGTCTGTAAAAACCCGTGTTGGTGCATGGTCAATGAAGTATGTGGAATTTGGAAATCGTGCTGCATTTCATTTCATCCCCTGTCCTAATTACGAAAAACTTTTGGTTTTCCCTTGTTTCTACCAAACATACCTAAATGCAGATAGAAAGTAATGGTGAGAAGATGGTGAAGGGAGAATACGGCACATTAGTTTAATAAAAGTGCTTTAGAAGAGACCTCAACTTCAAGTTCAAGAATGACAATATGATTACATGTAATTAACGCTTTTGTTCTGCATTTTTCAGATGCAAGGAGTCAATTACTAAGAGCACGAGAGGTTGGAAGGAGAAACTGTTCAATCGCAACAGTTCAATTCCCGAACCCAGCCATGAAGTTCATAGAGAGGTTGACCAAGTTATTGCTCCCGTTTCTCGACTGATGGATCATCTTGAAATATCGGAAGTCGCTAGAACCAACATAGCCACTGTATCAAACAGTACTTTGGATAGCTCAAGTTCAGGTCCTACCGAACAGCGGCATATCGCAGAGATGGGTGGCAGCTCTTCGTTGAACGAGGATAACTCGCAGGCTCCATGTGCTGCTAGTGCATCAAACTAAATCTCGATTCAGCATCTGCATCAAAGTAATAGTGCTGTTTTTTTTCCAGTAAGTCTTGCTTTGTTATCTTCTTTGGCTTGTTATGCTGAATGGTGTCACTACTCTGTTTAATGCTTTCTTTGAATACTTGGGATGCAATTTAATGGAATTAAATATCAGGACTGGTTTAGTTTTAAGGTTGTgagaaaaaatttacttttgttTGACCTTGAATAAAATTGCTTTATCCCCATGTTGCTGCAATTTTTGAGTGCCCCTCCGATTGTTTTGGTCAGGACCGTTGCATGTAAGTTACATTTGTATGGTTGCTCTAGAGAAACGATCAACTGGTTTGAATTTGCATTATTACCTAGCAGGTTAATTGAAGATGCCGAAGATTCATTAACATCATGCATGAACTCTGTGGAATTGTGGATTCATACGCTGAAAATTGTGCACATAGCTAAACACTGCTATATTTTTATAGAAAacaaattttctaaattttgaatttacctCTTACGAATGGTCATTGGCATTATGTATTTGCAAAAAAACAAGCTAATGCAGGATACTTGTGTTTCCTCTTCAAAATACCGTACATTTCATAAAGTTTGTGCAAAAGCTAATGTAGGATAATTATGTGTCTGATCTCAGATACTTGGCTATGTACCGAGCCTGTGTAGTTTGTTTTTTGAGATGCTGCCAATCTTAGTTTCGAAATTACTTGCTGTTGTTGATATGATTGTTGATATAATTCTTGCTTAAGGCGGTCTATTTTTTCTGCTATTGTTGATCTTGTGCAATCTTTCGATTGTCAGGTAAGTTTTAGCTCGCTGATTCTGCTGTTGTTGATGCTATCTATCTGGTAACGAATACAGCAACCTTTAATTTACAAGAAGTCTTACAGTTTGGTGCAATAAAGCATTTCCTCTATGGACCTTGAAACAGGTGTacaaatgatattttaattagttgtataTTTTGTTGTCATTTTTAGTCATTCCTTCATGTGGTCCTATGGTATTATCATGTGTCTTTGATTATCTGTTGCTTATAAATAGAGCTATGAGTGACCTGCCTTTGTGTCATTTCCTCTAGTATttggtaatttatttttggatttattttcatttattgatTCCAGATTTTCACTTTCTGACTTTTTGTTCCAATCTTTCTGTTTCATGTCTAAAGATGATTGACATCTGGTATTATCATAAAATGTTTGATAGATAGCAACCGTTGAAACCATCGTGAAACAGAACGATTCAGGGTAGAATTCGATGCACGAAACAAAAAACAACCTTATGATAATAAGACTGGAAACAGATTAAGTTTTAAGATTGTTTTCAATCACCAATCCATGACAGAAGCTACACAAGTTCTATGACATTTATGAAATACCAAGTCTTCGGCCTAAAAAGAGTTGAAAAGTGTGGGAAAAGAATCTGAAATCGATAACCTTCTCATTCTAACTGGTAAACGGCGACAAATGGCAACAGGACGCTTCCCATCCAAAGTTTCCCATCTTTCTCTTCGACTTCGCTAACTGCTTTAACTACTTTTCCTTGTCTATcctccaaaatttttaaaagcttACCTTCAGGGCTGTATTTAACGATTGCTCCATGCATATGACCTCCGATTTGCATCAGATAGTGAATCTTGGCAGAAATGGGAAGTTTCAGACACAAATGACGTAATTTTGGGTACATTGCTGAGAAGTAAGCATATATGGTTCGGCGACAATGGATTGCTACCCAAAACTCGCCCTTCTCGTTTGTTCGAACGTTGTCTGGAAATCCAGGCAGCACAGCCATAATCTCAGAGGTGCCTGCTTTTTCACCTTTTATCCAGTACTTTCTCAACCTATGTAATTTGAGGGCTGAGTTAAAATAAGTCAAAAACAAGTAAATAAACATTATATGAACACATTTGGACAAGCATTCATAGCATAGTTTCTTGACCTCCTAGAACATCTCTCATCGGAAGACTTGCCCGAAAACAATAGACCAAAAACCATCCAGTGAACATCCGATGCGTTTAAAAATTGCCACTTTCCAAGAAAGtacgaataaatcaagaaaataaggAAGAAGATAGGGGCATACCTGCCGATGGACCCCTCACAGAACACAAAGAATGATTTATCTTTACTCAGGGAAAGGCCATTTGGAAATTGAAGATTTCGAACAAGAACAGTGGTTGATTTTGTGCTTGGATCATATTTCAGCACTCTTCCACTATTTTCTCCAGAGAATACTAACAGCAAAAAATTTCTGAAACAAGTGCCATGTGAGAACTATGGATGCTGATATGAAATAGTATCCAGCAAAATACCAAGCGGCAAAAGTTTACGTAAACAGAACTACAAAACGTGGGAATAAATTACTAAAAGGGTTTTCCACCTTATCTTGAAGAAGATATTTTTTATCGTACTTTTTCTCTTAAAACTCTCGACAAATCATGCCAGTCTACCACTCTTCTTTCTCTCGTTGTTTCATCGGAAAACTCTAAATACTGAGTggcattaatataaaattttaacccCACCTTCTTCGATATGTTGTGCTGCTATCGGTGAAATATACAATCCCATCATCATCAATGTCTAAGTCATTTGTAAACCCAAAAGGAACTCCTTCAGCCTCGGTGGCTAGAGATGTTGCCAAACCACCTTTACGCCCAACCTTCATCAACCCAAGATATGCATCTGCGATGTACAAATCACCTGTCTGTTTGTGAAATCTTAGACCCAATGGTCTTCCACAGATGTGCTCGTTCTTCAAATAGCTAAATAGTGATGGTTTTGTATCGCATATTGCTGACCTGAAATAATTTCACTAATATGAGAGGGACTCTGTAAAACAATGTCATCCCATATTTTTCCCCGTAAACCATGATCAAGATGAGTAACTTGATTAGGAGTCAGTATGTAGAAGCTCAACAAATCGCCCTAAACTTTCATAACACGGGTAGACGGGGAAAATACAATCATCGCTGAGAGGACGATCTATACGAAACTGTGACAGCAGCACAAGAAACTAATGATATATAAACACAAATGTAAAATTTACTTGTTTAATCGGTAAATATATACGACATTTACCAGGCACAATAAAATCTAAAAGATTTATATCTACAAGTAGATAATTCTTAGCCGTAATGGCATTACTTAGACTATCATGGTTGGTCGCAAAGTAACAAAGTTTGAGAAAATAATAAACAGCAAACAAATGATGGTTTGCACCACAAACTTGTAAATACCCTCACTATGGCAGGACAATTGATCAATGGAATCTTGAAATGGCAATTCAAGCAATCAATTATAAGGGGTAGCATTCATTGCCACTTTGATGATTTTGTTTTTACTGTTGAAAGAAATATCTCCACAGAATGAGAAGCACAGAGCAAACAAGAAACACACAAATAAGAATAGCCTCATTAGAAAAGCTTCAACCTGATTCGATATTAATTTACTAGTCCgcatgtttatatatttttcaccTATATTATTCTTTATCCTTCAATGCTCACAGAATAATGATTGGGTCCTATGAGAAGGTCCCACAACACATAATCTCGCTCAGTCTTGAATCTTGGGACTTTTGGCCAAGAAGTAAATGCTCAAATAAATGACATTATCGCACATTATGCAATGGTTATAGATAAATAAATCAGTATAGCAATGTATATATGATCCTGTGGTTTAAAACTTTAGCAGACTCACTTATTCAAATACAAATTCGTTGTGCACTTCAACAAATTGGTGTTGTAATAAATCTAGACcagttttcaaaaaataatagcTAGacctaagaatttttttttgctttcaGAAAAATCTACATGTTAAACAATTCATGAAAGCTAATTGTTCAATACAAAAACGAAAGCATAAACCTCATACTAATCTAAACAAACAAACTCAGCCATAATTTTTTCAACGTCATCACACAAAACTCCAGGCAACAAAACCTCTCACACTCCAATCTCCAAGTCTGAGAGAGCAAAAATTTGAATTTCCCAGtaaaaaaaaacccatcaaTCATTCAAAACTCACCGATTAGCAGAAGTATAGGCAAAATCATTCCACTTTTCACCATCCCAGAAAACAATCCTCCCATCAGCAACCCCAGTATACGGGCCGCGTCCCATCGGATCAAATGCCACGCTCTCCGGCCCCTGCACCTGGTTCAAGAACTTGATTTCCGACTTCTGCAGCAAGTTCTCCGTGTCCTTCTCAACTGGGATTTCGGACCACGCCGGCATTTCCACCTTAAACGCCTTGAACTCCGGAAAACCCGAAATCGCACAGTGATCAAACGGGTCCACCGCACAGTACACCGCCAACAGGAGGCATACAACCGCGAATACTCCGGCCCGTTTCATTGCCGACAAATCCAAAGATTATTTCCAGATGATTCGGTTGCGGGAAGTGCAAGTGCAACGAAGGGTGTGCTACCTACTTTCCAAGAGAGTAGAACTTCTGATACTCTGGCGTATTAATTTAGGCATAAATTTTGATCCAACCACCATCTGCCTGCCACTCAAATCCAGCAACCTTTTGTCCACTTCACTTATTTACAAAatctcccaaaaaaatattcaaaataaatgaaataaaaacaaataatatatttcttttatACATACATTATAATCTTAAATAGATTTTACGGACAGtacaattttattgataattttgtttgttattCTTGGacgtaaatattaaaatttaaatacattttttaaaaaaataaataatacacaTGTTGATTGAAATTGGAGTTCGGTAATAGCAATGAAGTGGCCCCAGACAACACGCAGTATCTGGACGTCCGGAAGTTTCCTACCAAAGAGAAATCATCGTCTCGATCGATATGTACTATGTCACCAATTATTAGTTTATGATAGCTCGGTAATAAATATGCTTTGTGTTAGATATTTCTCATGTATGGTACCAAATATTTCTCAAAAGAGAAGAAATTTGGCGCAAATCGGGGATACAACTTTGTGCCAacaacacaaatttttttaatgataatttCTATCAACCTATATATTAATTAGGTAGTTAAAAATCAACATCCCAACTAGTTAGCCTATTAAtaataaggcaaaaacttgtatgagacggtctcacggatcgtatttgtgagacggatctcttatttgaatcatccatgaaaaaatattactttttatgctaagagtattactttttattgtgaatatgggtagggttgacccgtctcacgattaagatccgtgagacggtctcacatgagacctactctaatAATAGAGGTTGCGAATCATGAGTTGCTCAATAATAGCAAAGAGAATTGATTACTACACTAGGTCTCTCCAATATTGTTGTAAAACAAGCATTTGTGTTTCTTATATTGTCCATTGAACTTGACGTTGGGTTTTCTAACGAACTAACATGGTGTTGATGACTACACTAGTCCATTCTTTCGAAATGGTTCATTCTCACTTTCTTTAGAACACGATAATTTATCCACCACGTGCAGGAATGTAACAATATCAAGTTTGAGCTCATTTAGTTTAAGTTATATACATTATGAAGCTCAATTCGAGCTTTTATTACGAGGGTCGAGCTTGCCTCG
The Primulina huaijiensis isolate GDHJ02 unplaced genomic scaffold, ASM1229523v2 scaffold40277, whole genome shotgun sequence genome window above contains:
- the LOC140969291 gene encoding uncharacterized protein is translated as MELELSICFLVLCLSAVFIDADNLIYKDPKQPLEDRVGDLLQRMTLEEKIGQMTQIERKVAAPNVMNKYFIGSVLSGGGSGPGPNASAEVWVNMINEIQKGALSTRLGIPMIYGIDAIHGHNNVYNATIFPHNIGLGVTRDPDLVKRIGDATALEIRATGIPYAFAPCIAVCRDPRWGRCYESYSEDHKIVQAMTEIIPGLQGDQPANYPPGFPFVSGKTKVAACAKHFVGDGGTIKGIDENDTIIDYQELLNIHMPAYLDSIKKGVATVMVSYSSWNGKKMHGNVDLVTEYLKNKLNFKGFVISDWEGLDRITYPPHSNYSYSVQAGVLAGIDMIMVPNNYSEFISILTSHVKNKIIPMSRIDDAVRRILRVKFVMGLFEKPLADFSLVNQLGSQEHRLLAREAVRKSVVLLKNGKSPNQPLLPLPKKVPKILVAGSHADNLGYQCGGWTIEWQGVKGNNFTVGTTILAAVKKTVDPSTQVLYNGNSDMNFVKSNKFDYAIVVVGEVPHAEMFGDSTNLSIVEPGPTTINNVCGVVKCVVVIVSGRPVVMEPYVGGIDALVAAWLPGTEGQGVADVLFGDYGFTGKLARTWFKSVDQLPMNVGDPKYDPLFPFGFGLTTQPRK
- the LOC140969292 gene encoding protein CHLORORESPIRATORY REDUCTION 42, chloroplastic, whose protein sequence is MALNLSFMPTRGSPNINSLKSHSLKRQFVTNCESNGSKSWKLEIGSPIIVIEAPQLLKTAASVPCLRANSGLIKPGDVGRIVSRKPKDVWAVRLSVGTYLIDGKYFKPLELPE
- the LOC140969231 gene encoding E3 ubiquitin-protein ligase RHF2A-like isoform X2, producing MEEEKMSENHLTSAAAFVEGGIQEACDDACSICLEDFSDGDPSTVTSCKHEFHLQCILEWCQRSSQCPMCWQPISLKDPGSQELLDAVEHERNMRMNPPRTTTIFRHPTLGDFELQHFPVSASESELEERIIQHLAAAAAMGRARQLARREGQRSRASAQGRPHFLVFSSPDASPTSSATSSVDQRDVNDPAPTFMIAGPNSPFMTVGEDSAPVIARSSSAQADQFLTSASSAGADQQGTFLTNRSPAQTSQTSSQDRAGSSDFQSFSESVKTRVGAWSMKCKESITKSTRGWKEKLFNRNSSIPEPSHEVHREVDQVIAPVSRLMDHLEISEVARTNIATVSNSTLDSSSSGPTEQRHIAEMGGSSSLNEDNSQAPCAASASN
- the LOC140969231 gene encoding E3 ubiquitin-protein ligase RHF2A-like isoform X1, which produces MEEEKMSENHLTSAAAFVEGGIQEACDDACSICLEDFSDGDPSTVTSCKHEFHLQCILEWCQRSSQCPMCWQPISLKDPGSQELLDAVEHERNMRMNPPRTTTIFRHPTLGDFELQHFPVSASESELEERIIQHLAAAAAMGRARQLARREGQRSRASAQGRPHFLVFSSPDASPTSSATSSVDQRDVNDPAPTFMIAGPNSPFMTVGEDSAPVIARSSSAQADQFLTSASSAGADQQGTFLTNRRSPAQTSQTSSQDRAGSSDFQSFSESVKTRVGAWSMKCKESITKSTRGWKEKLFNRNSSIPEPSHEVHREVDQVIAPVSRLMDHLEISEVARTNIATVSNSTLDSSSSGPTEQRHIAEMGGSSSLNEDNSQAPCAASASN
- the LOC140969230 gene encoding protein STRICTOSIDINE SYNTHASE-LIKE 3-like; this translates as MKRAGVFAVVCLLLAVYCAVDPFDHCAISGFPEFKAFKVEMPAWSEIPVEKDTENLLQKSEIKFLNQVQGPESVAFDPMGRGPYTGVADGRIVFWDGEKWNDFAYTSANRSAICDTKPSLFSYLKNEHICGRPLGLRFHKQTGDLYIADAYLGLMKVGRKGGLATSLATEAEGVPFGFTNDLDIDDDGIVYFTDSSTTYRRRNFLLLVFSGENSGRVLKYDPSTKSTTVLVRNLQFPNGLSLSKDKSFFVFCEGSIGRLRKYWIKGEKAGTSEIMAVLPGFPDNVRTNEKGEFWVAIHCRRTIYAYFSAMYPKLRHLCLKLPISAKIHYLMQIGGHMHGAIVKYSPEGKLLKILEDRQGKVVKAVSEVEEKDGKLWMGSVLLPFVAVYQLE